Proteins co-encoded in one Podospora pseudoanserina strain CBS 124.78 chromosome 7 map unlocalized CBS124.78p_7, whole genome shotgun sequence genomic window:
- a CDS encoding uncharacterized protein (COG:H; EggNog:ENOG503NVH6): MKSAVPRALRNARRIFPRASTRSSSLSSLPRLGNNRLSGTTTLTSQHRNFSATTGLRDIDEDKDRKWSTPLAKQLAAAIELTGPIPLASFMRMCLTSDIGGYYTGAIEKDRDQFGLKGDFVTSPEISQVFGELIGVWFLTEWLAQERQSRGVELIEVGPGRGTLMNDVLRTIQSFPAMANSIDAIYMVEASPELRMAQKNLLCGEDAPMTESKVGYHSVCKYNALPIVWTETIKSIPIAPQKMPFIVAHEFFDALPIHAFELVSVPASKSEAPSSTDNSSPSSKTTTPTLQWREMLVSPTPPGSTHESLKTPATQSRETPPPDFQLTRATSSTRHSLYLPESSPRFRALKSTVGPGALLEVCPDASLYASDFAARIGGSPQHPKPKPSGAALILDYGPGDGTIPTNSLRGIRKHRRVSPFAEPGLTDLSVDVDFAGIAESATKASEGVEVHGPVAQGDFLELMGIRERAEVLAKRAGEEEKGRAVEKAWRRLVDRGPGGMGKVYQALAILPENGGRRRPVGFGGDVVQ, translated from the exons ATGAAGTCTGCCGTGCCTCGAGCCCTTCGCAACGCTCGCCGTATCTTCCCAAGAGCTTCCACCAGGAGCTCAAGCTTAAGCTCATTACCAAGACTTGGAAACAACCGTTTGAGTGGCACCACCACTTTGACATCACAACACCGTAACTTTTCTGCTACAACGGGGTTACGAGATATTGATGAGGACAAAGATCGAAAATGGTCAACTCCTCTTGCCAAGCAGCTGGCAGCTGCCATTGAG TTGACTGGACCAATTCCCCTCGCCAGTTTTATGCGCATGTGTTTGACTTCTGATATCGGAGGTTATTACACTGGAGCCATTGAGAAAGACCGGGATCAGTTTGGCTTAAAGGGTGACTTTGTCACATCACCAGAAATCTCACAAGTATTTGGCGAGCTCATTGGTGTATGGTTCCTGACGGAATGGCTAGCTCAGGAACGCCAGAGTCGGGGCGTCGAGTTAATTGAAGTGGGGCCAGGACGTGGCACTCTCATGAATGATGTTCTTAGG ACAATACAAAGCTTCCCAGCCATGGCCAATAGCATAGACGCCATCTACATGGTTGAGGCCAGTCCCGAGCTCAGAATGGCTCAAAAGAACCTTCTCTGCGGCGAAGATGCTCCCATGACCGAGTCCAAGGTTGGCTATCACAGCGTATGCAAATACAACGCCCTGCCCATCGTGTGGACCGAGACCATCAAGTCAATTCCTATTG CCCCCCAAAAAATGCCCTTCATCGTCGCCCACGAATTCTTCGAcgcccttcccatccacgCTTTCGAACTCGTCTCCGTCCCCGCCTCCAAATCAGaagctccctcctcaacagacaactcctccccctccagcaagaccaccaccccaaccctccaatGGCGCGAAATGCTCGTCTCCCCCACACCCCCCGGCTCAACCCACGAATCCCTCAAGACACCAGCCACCCAATCCAGGGAGACCCCACCCCCCGACTTCCAACTCACCCGTgcgacctcctccacccgtcACTCCCTCTACCTCCCCGAATCCTCCCCCCGCTTCCGCGCTCTCAAATCCACCGTCGGCCCCGGCGCCCTCCTAGAAGTCTGCCCCGACGCCTCCCTTTACGCAAGCGACTTTGCAGCCCGGATAGGCGGCTCCCCCCAGcacccaaaacccaaaccctccgGCGCAGCTCTTATTCTTGATTACGGGCCCGGAGATGGAaccatccccaccaactccctccgTGGCATCCGCAAACATAGGCGTGTCTCCCCTTTTGCCGAGCCCGGACTTACTGATTTGTCAGTTGATGTCGATTTTGCGGGCATTGCGGAGTCGGCTACGAAAGCGAGcgaaggggtggaggttcATGGACCTGTTGCTCAGGGGGATTTCTTGGAGTTGATGGGGATTAGGGAACGGGCTGAGGTGCTGGCTaagagggcgggggaggaggagaaggggagggcggtggagaaggcttggaggaggttggttgaTAGGGGGCCcggggggatggggaaggttTATCAGGCTTTGGCGATATTGCCAGAgaatggggggaggaggaggccggttgggtttgggggggatgtggtgcAGTGA